From one Anopheles cruzii chromosome 3, idAnoCruzAS_RS32_06, whole genome shotgun sequence genomic stretch:
- the LOC128271880 gene encoding palmitoyl-protein thioesterase 1-like isoform X1, translated as MSFGLVSRVEPCKRMKHFLRAGLVLSILTIPVLCDKLPIVLWHGMGDTCCFPFSLGGLKKFLQAELDVYVKSIEIGNSIVSDFKSGYMLHPNKQVEMVCADLREDAALSGGFNGIGFSQGGQFMRALAQRCSTPRMNNLISLGGQHQGVFGLPNCPSLSSSTCERFRRLLNYAAYKDFMQNFLVQATYWHDPLNEEAYKNFSTFLADINNERTVNQTYINNLQLLNKFVMVRFNNDTIVQPVESQWFGYYKPGQDKETYTLRESNLFIEDRLGLKKMDDEKKIVFLKCMGNHLQFTKEWFKTYLFPYLT; from the exons ATGAGTTTTGGTTTAGTGTCTAGAGTGGAGCCTTGTAAAAGAATGAAGCATTTTCTTCGTGCTGGTTTGGTTTTGAGCATTTTGACGATCCCAGTTCTGTGCGATAAACTACCGATTGTTTTGTGGCATGGAATGG GTGATACGTGTTGCTTCCCGTTCAGCTTAGGTGGATTGAAAAAATTTCTACAGGCAGAGCTCGACGTGTACGTGAAGTCGATTGAAATTGGCAATTCAATTGTTTCCGACTTTAAAAGTGGATACATGCTTCATCCAAATAAGC AGGTCGAAATGGTATGTGCAGACCTAAGGGAAGATGCTGCTCTGAGCGGTGGTTTCAATGGAATAGGGTTCTCTCAAGGAGGACAATTTAT gcGAGCATTAGCACAAAGGTGTTCGACTCCACGCATGAACAATCTGATCTCATTAGGCGGGCAACATCAaggtgtttttggtttgccaAACTGTCCTTCGTTAAGTAGCAGCACTTGCGAACGTTTTCGACGGCTACTAAATTACGCTGCGTATAAAGATTTCATGCAAAACTTTCTCGTCCAAGCAACTTATTGGCATGACCCATTAAATGAAGAAGCTTACAAAAATTTCAGCACATTTTTAGCAGATATTAATAATGAGCGAACAGTTAATCAAACTTATATCAACAATTTGCAACTATTAAACAAATTCGTCATGGTTCGTTTCAACAATGACACCATTGTGCAACCAGTGGAATCACAGTGGTTTGGATATTACAAACCAGGACAGGATAAAGAAACCTACACCCTTCGCGAaagcaatttatttattgag GATCGCCTTGGATTGAAAAAGATGGATGACGAAAAGAAGATAGTTTTCCTAAAGTGTATGGGCAACCACCTGCAGTTTACGAAGGAATGGTTCAAAACGTATTTGTTTCCATATCTAAcataa
- the LOC128271880 gene encoding palmitoyl-protein thioesterase 1-like isoform X2: protein MEWVEMVCADLREDAALSGGFNGIGFSQGGQFMRALAQRCSTPRMNNLISLGGQHQGVFGLPNCPSLSSSTCERFRRLLNYAAYKDFMQNFLVQATYWHDPLNEEAYKNFSTFLADINNERTVNQTYINNLQLLNKFVMVRFNNDTIVQPVESQWFGYYKPGQDKETYTLRESNLFIEDRLGLKKMDDEKKIVFLKCMGNHLQFTKEWFKTYLFPYLT from the exons ATGGAATGG GTCGAAATGGTATGTGCAGACCTAAGGGAAGATGCTGCTCTGAGCGGTGGTTTCAATGGAATAGGGTTCTCTCAAGGAGGACAATTTAT gcGAGCATTAGCACAAAGGTGTTCGACTCCACGCATGAACAATCTGATCTCATTAGGCGGGCAACATCAaggtgtttttggtttgccaAACTGTCCTTCGTTAAGTAGCAGCACTTGCGAACGTTTTCGACGGCTACTAAATTACGCTGCGTATAAAGATTTCATGCAAAACTTTCTCGTCCAAGCAACTTATTGGCATGACCCATTAAATGAAGAAGCTTACAAAAATTTCAGCACATTTTTAGCAGATATTAATAATGAGCGAACAGTTAATCAAACTTATATCAACAATTTGCAACTATTAAACAAATTCGTCATGGTTCGTTTCAACAATGACACCATTGTGCAACCAGTGGAATCACAGTGGTTTGGATATTACAAACCAGGACAGGATAAAGAAACCTACACCCTTCGCGAaagcaatttatttattgag GATCGCCTTGGATTGAAAAAGATGGATGACGAAAAGAAGATAGTTTTCCTAAAGTGTATGGGCAACCACCTGCAGTTTACGAAGGAATGGTTCAAAACGTATTTGTTTCCATATCTAAcataa
- the LOC128271558 gene encoding uncharacterized protein LOC128271558: MVCNMCKQSWNLQRFHIIGVVVVLSVFSLANCQQTKQKCALNGEYCLTHVDCCSGSCLSFSYKCVPVPPSASVGSTLVPIPLTPFDSGNRFGESGVDGGASLTQKTCALDGEYCLTHAECCSSSCLTFSYKCVPLNPPRTSTATVSSTTIDLQNRVNVEDQRTSSTTTNKLSTQKKCSDIGEYCLTPNDCCSGSCLSFSYKCVTNHNLKGPVNQQPTENIVNRFGASGSTSASTCAAVGEYCLTSSDCCSKSCLSFAYKCVNRYDLMSAVGEQGSTISTANRFGGSKEPVNTNNASKCTTNGLYCFHNQECCSGACFKSICSTEIRIGVPESELTRPSASNGPYIPVRDLDDLITRFSNSSNTTKQTANRQLRQQQCKVVGDSCNQHGDCCSNTCHSYRRKCVN, from the exons ATGGTTTGTAACATGTGTAAGCAATCGTGGAATTTACAGCGGTTCCATATAATcggtgtggtggttgtgttgAGTGTTTTTAGTCTTGCCAAttgtcaacaaacaaaacaaaaatgtgccTTAAATGGAGAATAT TGCCTTACACATGTGGATTGTTGTTCTGGAAGTTGCTTGAGTTTCTCCTACAAGTGTGTGCCAGTACCGCCTAGTGCTTCGGTCGGTTCAACTTTAGTACCGATACCCTTAACACCTTTCGATTCTGGAAATCGGTTTGGTGAATCCGGGGTCGATGGAGGTGCTTctttaacacaaaaaacgtgtGCTTTGGATGGAGAATAT TGCTTAACTCATGCAGAATGTTGCTCATCCAGTTGCCTTACATTCTCTTATAAATGTGTGCCTCTTAATCCACCAAGAACGTCGACTGCAACAGTTTCAAGTACGACAATTGATCTTCAGAATCGGGTCAATGTAGAGGATCAGAGAACTTCTTCCACCACTACGAATAAATTGTCGACTCAAAAAAAGTGTTCTGACATAGGAGAATAC TGCCTAACTCCGAATGATTGTTGttcaggaagctgtttaagtTTCTCGTACAAATGTGTTACAAATCACAACCTAAAGGGGCCAGTGAATcaacaaccgaccgaaaacatTGTAAACCGTTTTGGTGCATCTGGTAGCACTAGTGCATCTACTTGCGCTGCAGTTGGAGAATAC TGCTTGACTTCATCAGATTGTTGCTCGAAAAGTTGCCTCAGTTTTGCTTATAAATGCGTTAATAGATATGACCTTATGTCTGCAGTGGGTGAGCAAGGCTCGACAATCTCCACGGCAAATCGTTTTGGGGGTTCTAAAGAACCTGTTAATACAAATAACGCTAGTAAATGTACTACAAATGGGCTATAC TGTTTTCACAACCAAGAATGCTGCTCAGGGGCATGTTTCAAATCCATATGTTCTACGGAGATACGCATTGGTGTACCAGAATCTGAATTAACTCGCCCATCAGCATCAAATGGTCCATATATACCAGTGCGGGACTTGGATGATCTAATCACACGATTCAGTAACTCATCTAATactacaaaacaaacagcaaatcGCCAACTTCGACAACAGCAGTGCAAAGTTGTTGGAGATAGC TGTAACCAACACGGAGATTGTTGTTCAAACACGTGTCACTCTTATCGACGAAAGTGTGTTAATTAA